The proteins below come from a single Asanoa ferruginea genomic window:
- the mshB gene encoding N-acetyl-1-D-myo-inositol-2-amino-2-deoxy-alpha-D-glucopyranoside deacetylase yields the protein MARRLLLVHAHPDDESISTGATMAHYAAQGAQVTLVTCTLGEEGEIYVPELALLAAAEGDQLGGYRIAELRAACAALGVSDVRFLGGAGRYRDSGMMGLPTNQHPRAFWGADVDEAAAPLVEVMRETRPQVMVTYDANGFYGHPDHIQAHRVAMRAAELASAEGVGPEKIYWSAMPKSVLEAGLHAFADTVGNPFEGVESVDDFPFGTPDAEIAARIDATDLHEAKVVALKAHATQIPESSWLYALAGDFGNEFMGVEYFTLAAGKRGPGDGPNGWESDLFAGITTADPAPAEAGSR from the coding sequence GTGGCTCGACGACTACTGCTGGTGCACGCACATCCGGACGACGAGTCGATCAGCACCGGCGCGACGATGGCGCACTACGCGGCGCAGGGCGCCCAGGTCACCCTGGTGACCTGCACGCTGGGCGAAGAGGGCGAGATCTACGTGCCCGAGCTCGCGTTGCTGGCCGCCGCGGAGGGCGACCAGCTCGGCGGCTACCGGATCGCCGAGCTGCGCGCCGCTTGCGCCGCGCTCGGTGTCTCCGACGTGCGGTTCCTCGGTGGCGCGGGCCGTTACCGCGACTCCGGGATGATGGGCCTGCCGACCAACCAGCACCCCCGCGCGTTCTGGGGCGCCGACGTCGACGAGGCCGCGGCCCCGCTGGTCGAGGTGATGCGGGAGACCCGGCCGCAGGTCATGGTCACCTACGACGCCAACGGCTTCTACGGGCATCCCGACCACATCCAGGCGCACCGGGTCGCGATGCGCGCGGCCGAGTTGGCCAGCGCCGAGGGCGTCGGGCCCGAGAAGATCTACTGGAGCGCGATGCCCAAGAGCGTGCTCGAGGCCGGGCTGCACGCGTTCGCCGACACCGTCGGCAACCCGTTCGAGGGCGTCGAGAGCGTCGACGACTTCCCGTTCGGCACGCCCGACGCCGAGATCGCCGCTCGGATCGACGCGACCGACCTGCACGAGGCCAAGGTCGTCGCGCTCAAGGCGCACGCCACCCAGATCCCCGAGTCGTCCTGGCTCTACGCCCTGGCCGGCGACTTCGGCAACGAGTTCATGGGCGTCGAATACTTCACGCTCGCGGCCGGCAAGCGGGGCCCGGGCGACGGGCCCAACGGGTGGGAGAGCGACCTGTTCGCCGGCATCACCACGGCCGACCCGGCGCCGGCGGAGGCCGGCTCCCGGTGA
- a CDS encoding VanW family protein — translation MRTALWSTKKRRRYSVGGAILALLLIAIGALAGFTTNGGKGDFARGTSVLGIDISGLDRSDATARLHAGLDGKPELDKPITVHITGDSAKAADAQVVPDQVGLGVDVDATVTAAHANGGHAVAPAVTLDTSKLDAALRPTVDKITADAATPGSVTFDGVTPKVTYPSPGKGVDIQKTGDAVKTGWLDAVSAAGVATGGTVPSPGQPGAPSVSVPLIEIDNAKGRAQVDQLMDSLVKPAVSAPVTVHSAKGDVTITPDMIAKSLKITGTADGTVTPTVDAAALRTAMGPAISKIESSPPSAVKGTGASQQVLVSTAGGAYVDGNKLATDVLGVLPHATPRTVNAVLNPAPAQVTDPNLAKLGVKEKVSSFTTKFPGGLTLPRVHNIVTVANKVDGAVVKPGATFSLNGYTGWRGYEQGYVDAPVIENNKLVPAVGGGISQFTTTMFNASYYAGLKDVEHKPHSFYIPNYPSVIESTIFWPTLDLKFQNNTPYGMLIDTSYTNDSITVSMWSTKVYDSVKTEWGPKTNVTKPADKTLPAGPECIATAGSDGFKQDAYRVIRKDGKEVQREKFSWSYDAEPHYTCAKPDPVTTTATDQADGQQPATDQPVDPETPPAVPPATSGWGR, via the coding sequence ATGCGGACCGCCCTCTGGAGCACGAAGAAGCGTCGTCGATACTCCGTCGGCGGCGCGATCCTCGCCCTGCTGCTGATCGCCATCGGCGCCTTGGCCGGGTTCACGACCAACGGTGGCAAGGGTGACTTCGCCCGGGGCACCTCGGTGCTCGGCATCGACATCAGCGGCCTGGACCGCTCGGACGCCACGGCGCGCCTGCACGCCGGGCTCGACGGCAAGCCCGAGCTGGACAAGCCGATCACCGTGCACATCACCGGTGACTCCGCCAAGGCGGCCGACGCACAGGTCGTTCCCGACCAGGTCGGCCTCGGTGTCGACGTGGACGCGACCGTGACCGCGGCACACGCCAACGGTGGCCACGCCGTCGCGCCGGCGGTCACCCTCGACACGAGCAAGCTCGACGCGGCCCTCCGCCCCACGGTCGACAAGATCACCGCTGACGCCGCCACCCCCGGCTCGGTGACCTTCGACGGCGTCACCCCCAAGGTCACCTACCCTTCGCCGGGTAAGGGCGTCGACATCCAGAAGACCGGCGACGCGGTGAAGACCGGCTGGCTCGACGCCGTCTCCGCGGCCGGTGTCGCGACCGGTGGCACCGTGCCGAGCCCCGGCCAGCCCGGCGCACCGAGCGTGTCGGTGCCGCTGATCGAGATCGACAACGCCAAGGGCCGCGCCCAGGTCGACCAGTTGATGGACTCGCTGGTCAAGCCGGCCGTGTCGGCTCCGGTGACGGTGCACTCGGCCAAGGGCGACGTCACCATCACGCCCGACATGATCGCCAAGAGCCTGAAGATCACCGGTACCGCCGACGGCACTGTCACCCCGACCGTCGACGCTGCCGCGCTGCGTACCGCGATGGGTCCGGCGATTTCCAAGATCGAGTCGTCGCCGCCCTCCGCGGTCAAGGGCACCGGCGCCAGCCAGCAGGTGCTGGTCAGCACCGCAGGCGGCGCCTACGTCGACGGCAACAAGCTGGCCACCGACGTGCTCGGCGTGCTGCCCCACGCCACGCCGCGCACCGTCAACGCCGTGCTCAACCCGGCGCCGGCCCAGGTCACCGACCCCAACCTGGCAAAGCTCGGCGTCAAGGAGAAGGTCTCGTCCTTTACCACCAAGTTCCCCGGCGGCCTGACCCTGCCTCGCGTGCACAACATCGTGACCGTGGCCAACAAGGTCGACGGCGCGGTCGTCAAGCCCGGCGCGACGTTCTCGCTCAACGGCTACACCGGCTGGCGCGGCTACGAGCAGGGCTACGTCGACGCTCCGGTGATCGAGAACAACAAGCTCGTCCCGGCCGTGGGCGGCGGCATCTCGCAGTTCACCACCACGATGTTCAACGCCAGCTACTACGCCGGCCTGAAGGACGTCGAGCACAAGCCGCACTCGTTCTACATCCCGAACTACCCGTCGGTGATCGAGTCGACCATCTTCTGGCCGACCCTGGACCTCAAGTTCCAGAACAACACGCCGTACGGGATGTTGATCGACACGTCGTACACCAATGACTCGATCACGGTCTCGATGTGGAGCACGAAGGTCTACGACAGCGTCAAGACCGAGTGGGGACCGAAGACCAACGTCACCAAGCCGGCGGACAAGACCCTGCCGGCCGGCCCGGAGTGCATCGCGACCGCCGGAAGCGACGGCTTCAAGCAGGACGCCTACCGCGTTATCCGCAAGGACGGCAAAGAGGTGCAGCGCGAGAAGTTCAGCTGGAGTTACGATGCGGAACCGCACTACACCTGCGCCAAGCCCGACCCCGTGACGACGACGGCGACCGACCAGGCCGACGGTCAGCAGCCGGCGACCGACCAGCCGGTCGACCCGGAGACGCCACCGGCCGTGCCGCCGGCGACCTCTGGATGGGGCCGCTGA
- a CDS encoding GNAT family N-acetyltransferase — MLRRQDVGHRVVIRRIVGVRNGRPLYSDALGELVSVDETNLTVATKNGTIVVPLSEVHRAKRVPPQRRPTAADVVALELAADAAWPAPTRAKLGDWLLRSADGWTGRANSALPIGDPDRPLEAAIDAIEAWYAERGQPALVNTPLPLAAPVGAALDERGWTARPLTLLQTAPLVPLITGDEPGVSLAKAPGDDWLEIAQARKKTLPAAARHVLAGPPEVRFASVYAGDALIAIGRGAVVGDDRRWLHLGLIEVVPEHRRRGLARKVTAALAGWAAELGASDAFLQVEERNAAAVALYGTMGFTTHHSYLTREQPVSGARPDAAC; from the coding sequence GTGCTCCGACGGCAGGATGTGGGACACCGCGTGGTGATCCGGCGGATTGTCGGTGTTCGCAACGGTCGGCCGCTTTATTCAGACGCGCTGGGTGAGCTCGTGTCGGTAGACGAGACGAATCTCACCGTAGCCACCAAAAACGGCACGATCGTCGTACCCCTGTCGGAGGTTCATCGGGCCAAGCGGGTGCCGCCGCAGCGGCGCCCGACGGCCGCCGACGTGGTTGCCCTGGAGCTCGCCGCCGACGCCGCCTGGCCGGCGCCCACCCGCGCCAAGCTGGGCGATTGGCTGTTGCGCAGCGCCGACGGGTGGACCGGGCGGGCCAATTCGGCGCTCCCGATCGGCGACCCGGACCGGCCCCTGGAAGCGGCGATCGACGCGATCGAGGCCTGGTATGCCGAGCGTGGGCAGCCGGCCCTTGTCAACACGCCGCTGCCGCTCGCGGCGCCGGTCGGTGCCGCCCTCGACGAACGTGGCTGGACCGCGCGGCCGCTCACGCTGCTGCAAACCGCTCCCCTGGTGCCGCTCATCACCGGCGACGAGCCGGGCGTGTCGCTGGCCAAAGCGCCCGGTGACGATTGGTTGGAAATCGCCCAGGCGCGGAAGAAGACCCTCCCGGCCGCCGCTCGCCACGTGCTCGCCGGGCCACCCGAGGTCAGATTCGCCAGCGTGTACGCCGGTGACGCGCTGATCGCGATCGGTCGGGGCGCGGTGGTCGGCGACGACCGCCGGTGGCTGCACCTCGGGCTGATCGAGGTCGTGCCGGAGCACCGCCGACGCGGCCTGGCCCGCAAGGTCACCGCGGCCCTCGCCGGCTGGGCCGCCGAACTCGGTGCCAGTGACGCGTTCCTACAGGTCGAAGAGCGCAACGCGGCCGCGGTCGCGCTCTACGGGACGATGGGCTTCACCACCCACCACAGCTATCTGACCCGGGAGCAGCCGGTCAGCGGCGCACGACCCGACGCGGCTTGCTGA
- the fdxA gene encoding ferredoxin, with protein MTYIIAEPCVDVLDKACIEECPVDCIYEGNRMLYIHPDECVDCGACEPVCPVEAIFYEDDVPEQWKDYTTANYEYFEDLGSPGGASKVGKIDKDHAVVLAHAPREGEH; from the coding sequence GTGACCTACATCATCGCGGAGCCCTGCGTCGATGTGCTCGACAAGGCGTGCATCGAAGAGTGCCCCGTGGACTGCATCTACGAGGGCAACCGGATGCTCTACATCCACCCCGATGAGTGCGTCGACTGCGGGGCCTGTGAGCCGGTCTGTCCGGTGGAGGCGATCTTCTACGAAGACGACGTGCCGGAGCAGTGGAAGGACTACACCACTGCCAACTACGAATACTTCGAAGATCTCGGCTCCCCCGGCGGTGCGTCCAAGGTCGGCAAGATCGACAAGGACCACGCCGTCGTGCTCGCACACGCCCCGCGCGAAGGCGAACACTGA
- the dapC gene encoding succinyldiaminopimelate transaminase, which produces MLRRSRLPRRCVQGRQDRQGPRRRARTRPARRRTLTGVRVSATLPDFPWDLLEPAKAVAAGHPDGIVDLSVGTPVDPVPAAVQSALRGAADTPGYPLTAGTVELRSAIRRWVARACGATFAEIGVLPTIGSKELVAGLPALLGLGSSDVVVIPPVCYPTYEVGARLAGARVMRADSLLSLGPATDVKLIWVNSPANPTGRVLPPAHLRKVVDWARERGAVVASDECYLTLGWEVEPTSILSPSVNGGSLDGLLAVHSLSKRSNLAGYRAGFVAGDPALVGELLAVRKHAGMIVPEPIQAAMVAALDDEASATEQRTRYAARRGVLRDALEKAGFAVSHSEAGLYLWAFRDEDCWSTVEYLAGLGILVAPGSFYGPTGEQHVRVALTATDERIAAAAERLAGA; this is translated from the coding sequence ATACTTCGAAGATCTCGGCTCCCCCGGCGGTGCGTCCAAGGTCGGCAAGATCGACAAGGACCACGCCGTCGTGCTCGCACACGCCCCGCGCGAAGGCGAACACTGACCGGCGTGCGCGTCTCGGCCACCCTGCCGGACTTCCCGTGGGACCTGCTGGAGCCCGCGAAAGCGGTCGCCGCGGGGCACCCCGACGGCATCGTCGACCTGTCGGTCGGCACGCCCGTCGACCCGGTGCCCGCGGCGGTCCAATCAGCGCTGCGGGGCGCGGCTGACACGCCCGGCTACCCGCTGACGGCGGGCACGGTCGAGCTGCGTTCGGCGATCCGTCGCTGGGTCGCGCGCGCGTGCGGTGCGACGTTCGCGGAGATCGGCGTGCTGCCCACGATCGGCTCGAAGGAGCTGGTCGCGGGCCTGCCTGCGCTGCTCGGCCTGGGTTCGAGTGATGTCGTGGTGATCCCGCCGGTCTGCTACCCGACCTACGAGGTCGGCGCGCGGCTGGCGGGGGCCCGCGTGATGCGGGCCGACTCGCTGCTGTCCCTGGGCCCGGCCACCGACGTCAAGCTCATCTGGGTCAACTCGCCCGCCAACCCGACGGGCCGCGTGCTGCCCCCGGCCCACCTACGCAAGGTGGTCGACTGGGCCCGCGAACGCGGCGCGGTGGTGGCCAGCGACGAGTGCTACCTGACGCTGGGCTGGGAGGTCGAGCCGACGTCGATCCTGTCGCCGTCGGTCAACGGCGGGTCGCTCGACGGCCTGCTCGCGGTCCATTCGCTGTCGAAGCGCTCCAACCTGGCCGGATATCGGGCCGGGTTCGTGGCCGGTGACCCCGCTCTGGTGGGCGAGCTGCTCGCGGTGCGTAAGCACGCGGGGATGATCGTGCCGGAGCCGATCCAGGCCGCGATGGTGGCGGCCTTGGACGACGAGGCTTCGGCCACTGAGCAGCGCACGCGTTATGCCGCTCGTCGTGGGGTGTTGCGGGATGCGCTGGAGAAGGCCGGGTTTGCGGTCTCGCACTCGGAGGCAGGCCTCTACCTGTGGGCGTTTCGTGATGAGGACTGCTGGTCCACGGTGGAGTATCTGGCTGGGCTCGGGATCCTTGTCGCTCCTGGTTCGTTCTATGGGCCTACCGGGGAGCAGCATGTGCGGGTCGCCCTGACCGCTACCGACGAACGCATCGCTGCCGCTGCTGAGCGTTTGGCTGGCGCATAG
- a CDS encoding SIMPL domain-containing protein: protein MADPVVAVRGEAVREVPPEIARFAVTVVARDKDRQATLRRLAERADHTRALIDGYGAAIERREAGNLRVFPERKRAGEKVSAYHGTVTTTVTVADFEVLGELMLRLANQEQTEIVGPWWELRPDSPARREVRRAAIDDAIAVARDYATALGARITALVEVADAGMRAPGMQPMFARAGIERDSAASGVPAIDLDPQVQSVFATIEARFTISEPTALQNNN from the coding sequence ATGGCTGATCCGGTTGTTGCGGTACGGGGTGAAGCGGTGCGTGAAGTGCCGCCGGAGATCGCGCGGTTTGCCGTTACCGTCGTGGCTCGCGACAAGGATCGGCAGGCGACCCTGCGCAGGCTGGCTGAGCGGGCCGATCACACGCGGGCGCTGATCGACGGCTACGGCGCGGCCATCGAGCGCAGGGAGGCCGGCAACCTTCGGGTCTTCCCGGAGCGCAAGCGCGCCGGCGAGAAGGTCAGTGCCTACCACGGCACCGTGACCACCACCGTCACCGTGGCCGACTTCGAGGTGCTCGGTGAGCTGATGTTGCGGCTTGCCAATCAGGAGCAGACCGAGATCGTCGGGCCCTGGTGGGAGTTGCGGCCCGACAGCCCCGCCCGGCGGGAGGTGCGGCGCGCGGCCATCGATGACGCGATCGCGGTGGCGCGCGACTACGCGACGGCGCTCGGGGCCCGGATCACCGCCCTCGTCGAGGTCGCCGACGCCGGGATGCGGGCGCCGGGGATGCAGCCGATGTTCGCCCGGGCCGGAATCGAGCGCGACAGCGCGGCCAGCGGCGTGCCGGCCATCGACCTCGACCCGCAGGTGCAGTCAGTGTTTGCCACGATCGAGGCCCGGTTCACCATCAGCGAGCCGACCGCGTTGCAAAACAACAACTAG
- a CDS encoding DNA-3-methyladenine glycosylase family protein, whose amino-acid sequence MTVGLAEATSRVAAIDPALAKVVQQAGPIHHRERDPDGPFAALARAITFQQLSGRSAIAIHTRLRALVDGPFTPSALMALTDDQLLGAGLSHAKVAALRDLSEKVIDGTVVLQAGARMPDDEIIDRLVSVRGIGPWTAEMFLIFELHRLDVWPVDDLGVRQGFAQIWPRSQLLTPKQLEPEGERFRPYRTVLTRYCWAAATMGTDVDLR is encoded by the coding sequence TTGACGGTCGGCCTCGCGGAGGCGACCAGTCGGGTGGCGGCGATCGACCCGGCCCTGGCCAAGGTGGTGCAGCAGGCCGGGCCGATCCACCACCGCGAGCGCGACCCCGACGGCCCGTTCGCGGCCCTGGCCCGGGCGATCACGTTCCAGCAACTCTCCGGCCGCTCGGCGATCGCGATCCACACCCGCCTGCGAGCTCTGGTCGACGGCCCGTTCACGCCCTCGGCCCTGATGGCGCTAACGGATGATCAACTGCTCGGGGCCGGGCTGTCGCACGCCAAGGTGGCGGCGCTGCGCGACCTGTCGGAGAAGGTCATCGACGGCACCGTGGTCCTTCAGGCCGGCGCTCGAATGCCCGACGACGAGATCATCGACCGCCTCGTCTCGGTACGCGGCATCGGCCCCTGGACGGCCGAGATGTTCCTGATCTTCGAACTACACCGGCTCGACGTGTGGCCGGTCGACGACCTCGGCGTACGCCAGGGATTCGCGCAGATCTGGCCCCGGTCGCAGCTCCTGACGCCGAAGCAACTGGAGCCGGAGGGCGAGCGGTTCCGCCCGTATCGCACGGTGCTGACCCGCTATTGCTGGGCCGCGGCGACGATGGGCACCGACGTCGACCTGCGCTAG
- a CDS encoding nitroreductase/quinone reductase family protein yields MAREATEIEITTIGRRTGESHSNPVWFIREGKSTYLLPVGGAGSQWYRNLRKNPTIKLGSNSAKAKLITDRSKVDQVMNEFSSKYGASDVQRYYPGVDVAVEVRDS; encoded by the coding sequence ATGGCACGCGAAGCGACAGAGATCGAAATCACCACCATTGGCCGGCGTACGGGCGAGAGCCACTCGAACCCGGTGTGGTTCATCCGGGAAGGCAAGTCGACCTATCTGTTGCCGGTCGGCGGCGCGGGCAGCCAGTGGTACCGGAACCTGCGGAAGAACCCGACGATCAAGCTCGGGTCCAACTCGGCGAAGGCCAAACTGATCACCGACCGGAGCAAGGTCGACCAGGTGATGAACGAGTTCAGCAGCAAATACGGCGCATCCGACGTGCAGCGGTACTACCCGGGCGTCGATGTCGCGGTGGAGGTGCGGGACTCTTGA
- a CDS encoding nucleoside/nucleotide kinase family protein — protein MTAYPFDVLVARAAALADLGPRRLLGIVGAPGAGKSTLAARLVEAVGPTAALVPMDGYHLAQAELDRLGRHERKGAIDTFDGPGYVSMLGRLAAGGPETIYAPAFHREIEEPVAGSIAVPPEVRLVVTEGNYLLVPEEPWSGVRLVLDEVWYLDLDEELRLRRLVARHMAYGRSQAEAKARSYGSDQVNAELIATTRNRADLIVRVIQD, from the coding sequence GTGACGGCGTACCCCTTCGATGTGCTTGTGGCCCGTGCGGCGGCGTTGGCTGATCTTGGCCCGCGGCGGCTGCTGGGCATCGTCGGTGCCCCTGGTGCGGGCAAGTCGACCTTGGCCGCGCGGCTCGTCGAGGCGGTCGGGCCGACGGCGGCGCTGGTGCCGATGGACGGCTATCACCTGGCGCAGGCCGAGCTGGACCGGCTCGGTCGACACGAGCGCAAGGGCGCCATCGACACGTTCGACGGCCCTGGCTATGTGTCGATGCTCGGGCGGCTGGCCGCCGGCGGGCCGGAGACGATCTACGCGCCGGCCTTCCACCGGGAGATCGAGGAGCCGGTCGCCGGGTCGATCGCGGTGCCGCCGGAGGTGCGGCTCGTCGTCACCGAGGGCAACTATCTGCTCGTGCCCGAGGAGCCGTGGTCGGGGGTGCGGCTGGTGCTCGACGAGGTCTGGTATCTCGACCTCGACGAAGAATTGCGGCTGCGCCGCCTGGTGGCAAGGCATATGGCGTACGGGCGCAGCCAGGCGGAAGCGAAGGCCCGCTCCTACGGCAGCGACCAGGTCAACGCCGAGCTGATCGCGACCACCCGCAACCGCGCCGACCTGATCGTCCGGGTGATCCAGGACTAA
- the dapD gene encoding 2,3,4,5-tetrahydropyridine-2,6-dicarboxylate N-succinyltransferase: protein MTSEQPAWGIGLSTSTAEGQVLDAWFPAGNLGLGARPAGDPATLLGPAAGAVGERALPGLRSEIVVVELGSLADPIKDAADAYLRLHLLSHRIVRPNELNLDGIFGMLANVAWTSAGPCPPDRVDELRVRERVAGRQLTVYGVDKFPRMIDYVVPAGVRIADADRVRLGAHLAAGTTVMHEGFVNFNAGTLGTSMVEGRIVAGVVVGDGSDIGGGASILGTLSGGGKDKLRIGERCLLGANAGIGISLGDDCVVEAGCYVTAASKITLPDGRVVKARELAGLDNLLFWRNSVTGALEARPRTGKGIELNAALHAND, encoded by the coding sequence GTGACGAGCGAGCAGCCTGCCTGGGGAATCGGCCTGTCGACCAGCACCGCCGAGGGTCAGGTGCTCGACGCCTGGTTCCCGGCCGGCAACCTCGGGCTCGGCGCCCGCCCCGCCGGCGACCCGGCGACCCTGCTCGGCCCCGCGGCCGGCGCGGTCGGCGAGCGCGCCCTGCCGGGCCTGCGCAGCGAGATCGTGGTCGTCGAGCTCGGCTCGCTGGCCGACCCGATCAAGGACGCCGCCGACGCCTACCTGCGGCTGCACCTGCTCTCCCACCGCATCGTCCGGCCCAACGAGCTCAACCTCGACGGGATCTTCGGCATGCTGGCCAACGTCGCCTGGACCTCGGCCGGGCCGTGCCCGCCGGACCGGGTCGACGAGCTGCGGGTCCGCGAGCGCGTGGCCGGGCGACAGCTCACGGTGTACGGCGTCGACAAGTTCCCCCGGATGATCGACTACGTGGTGCCCGCCGGTGTCCGGATCGCCGACGCCGACCGGGTCCGGCTCGGCGCCCACCTCGCCGCCGGCACGACCGTGATGCACGAGGGCTTCGTCAACTTCAACGCCGGCACGCTGGGCACCTCGATGGTCGAGGGCCGGATCGTCGCGGGTGTCGTGGTCGGCGACGGCTCCGACATCGGCGGCGGCGCCTCGATCCTGGGCACCCTCTCCGGCGGCGGCAAGGACAAGCTCCGGATCGGCGAGCGCTGCCTGCTGGGCGCCAACGCCGGCATCGGCATCTCGCTCGGCGACGACTGCGTGGTCGAGGCGGGCTGCTACGTGACCGCGGCCTCGAAGATCACCCTGCCCGACGGCCGGGTGGTCAAGGCGCGCGAGCTGGCCGGCCTCGACAACCTGCTGTTCTGGCGCAACTCGGTGACCGGTGCCCTGGAGGCCCGCCCGCGCACGGGCAAGGGCATCGAGCTCAACGCGGCTCTGCACGCCAACGATTAG
- the dapE gene encoding succinyl-diaminopimelate desuccinylase yields MTNPLTPAVLSDPVELTRVLVDIESVSLHEKDITDCVEQVLRAAPHLRVERLGNTVMARTDLGRSQRVVLAGHLDTVPIADNLPARIDGDIMSGCGTSDMKSGVALALQLAVELPEPRYDVTYFFYEAEEIDSAYNGLNLVSKSHPEWLAADFAVLLEPTHGVVEAGCQGTMRVLVGTTGKRAHSARSWRGVNAIHAAAGVLDRLSDYAARQVTIDNCDYREGLNAVRINGGVAGNVIPDRCEIEINYRFAPDRSVEEAEAHLRELFQGYEVTLVDAAPGALPGLGAAPAQEFLAAVGTDPIGKLGWTDVSRFAAMGIPALNFGPGDPNVAHAVDEHVEIPLIRQGALTLHRWLAVG; encoded by the coding sequence ATGACCAACCCGCTTACCCCCGCCGTGTTGTCGGACCCGGTCGAGCTGACCCGGGTGCTCGTCGACATCGAGTCCGTGTCGCTGCACGAGAAAGACATCACGGACTGTGTCGAGCAGGTGTTGCGGGCGGCTCCGCACCTGCGGGTCGAGCGGTTGGGCAACACCGTGATGGCCCGCACCGACCTCGGCCGGTCACAGCGGGTGGTGCTGGCGGGTCACCTCGACACGGTGCCGATCGCCGACAACCTGCCGGCCCGGATCGACGGCGACATCATGTCGGGCTGCGGCACCTCCGACATGAAGTCCGGGGTGGCGCTCGCGCTCCAGCTCGCGGTCGAGCTGCCGGAGCCGCGCTACGACGTGACCTACTTCTTCTACGAGGCCGAGGAGATCGACTCCGCGTACAACGGATTGAATCTGGTTTCCAAGAGCCACCCGGAGTGGCTCGCGGCCGACTTCGCGGTGCTGCTCGAGCCGACCCATGGGGTGGTCGAGGCGGGTTGCCAGGGCACGATGCGGGTGCTCGTCGGCACCACCGGCAAGCGGGCCCACTCGGCGCGGTCGTGGCGCGGCGTCAACGCGATCCACGCGGCGGCGGGGGTGCTCGACCGGCTGTCCGACTACGCGGCCCGGCAGGTGACCATCGATAACTGTGACTATCGCGAGGGGCTCAACGCGGTGCGGATCAACGGCGGCGTCGCCGGCAATGTGATCCCGGACCGGTGCGAGATCGAGATCAACTACCGGTTCGCGCCCGACCGGTCCGTGGAAGAGGCCGAGGCACACCTTCGAGAGCTTTTCCAGGGGTACGAGGTGACGCTCGTCGACGCGGCCCCCGGTGCGCTGCCGGGCCTCGGTGCGGCGCCGGCTCAGGAGTTTCTCGCGGCGGTCGGCACCGACCCGATCGGCAAGCTGGGCTGGACCGACGTGTCGCGCTTCGCGGCGATGGGCATCCCGGCGCTCAACTTCGGCCCGGGCGACCCCAACGTGGCGCACGCGGTCGACGAGCACGTGGAGATCCCACTGATCCGGCAGGGCGCGCTCACCCTGCACCGCTGGCTGGCTGTCGGTTAG
- a CDS encoding TIGR00730 family Rossman fold protein, whose amino-acid sequence MTHGNGRERHRRGGPERHRGAVTLRRDAIPFATADQRLLDSRTRADWKTKDAWRALRILSEFVEGFDTLADLPPAVSVFGSARSRPQSPECVLAEQVGAALARAGYAVITGGGPGVMEAANRGATEAGGLSVGLGIELPFEQGINDWVDMGIDFRYFFARKTMFVKYAQAFVVLPGGFGTMDELFEALTLVQTGKVTRFPVVLMGEAYWRGLLDWMRTTLLADGKIGEADLDLVLVTDDVDAAVHYIVDADAALAAEQEALLDAATSGGDD is encoded by the coding sequence ATGACCCACGGAAACGGCCGCGAGCGCCATCGACGAGGCGGGCCGGAGCGCCACCGCGGCGCCGTCACGCTGCGCCGTGACGCGATCCCCTTCGCTACTGCCGACCAGCGGCTGCTGGACTCGCGTACCCGGGCGGACTGGAAGACCAAGGACGCCTGGCGCGCGCTGCGCATCCTGTCGGAGTTCGTCGAAGGCTTCGACACGCTCGCCGACCTGCCCCCGGCGGTCAGCGTGTTCGGCTCGGCCCGCAGCAGGCCGCAGAGCCCCGAGTGTGTCCTGGCCGAGCAGGTCGGCGCCGCACTCGCGCGGGCCGGCTACGCCGTGATCACCGGCGGTGGCCCCGGCGTGATGGAGGCGGCCAACCGCGGCGCCACCGAGGCCGGCGGCCTCTCCGTCGGGCTCGGCATCGAGCTGCCGTTCGAGCAGGGCATCAACGACTGGGTCGACATGGGCATCGACTTCCGCTACTTCTTCGCCCGCAAGACCATGTTCGTGAAGTACGCGCAGGCGTTCGTCGTGCTGCCCGGCGGCTTCGGCACGATGGACGAGCTCTTCGAGGCGCTGACCCTGGTGCAGACCGGCAAGGTGACCCGGTTCCCGGTGGTGCTGATGGGCGAGGCCTACTGGCGTGGGCTGCTCGACTGGATGCGCACCACGCTGCTCGCCGACGGCAAGATCGGTGAGGCCGACCTCGACCTGGTCCTCGTCACCGACGATGTCGACGCGGCGGTGCATTACATCGTCGACGCCGACGCGGCGCTCGCCGCCGAGCAGGAGGCGCTGCTCGACGCCGCGACCTCCGGCGGCGACGACTGA